The stretch of DNA GTCGAGTTCTACGTTGAACGGCAGGAGAGTCGGAATCTTGTAGGCCGAATTTACAAAGGCAAGGTTGAGAATGTGGTCAAAGGTCTCCGTGGGGCGTTCGTCAACATCGGCCTGCGGAAAAACGGGTTTCTGCCACTGATGGAAATCCCCGAGTTTGATGCCTTGGAGACAGATGATTCCGAACCGGGAAAG from candidate division WOR-3 bacterium encodes:
- a CDS encoding S1 RNA-binding domain-containing protein, translated to MKVKTKIVVSSNEWETRVAILEDDRLVEFYVERQESRNLVGRIYKGKVENVVKGLRGAFVNIGLRKNGFLPLMEIPEFDALETDDSEPGK